From one Acidobacteriota bacterium genomic stretch:
- a CDS encoding DNA recombination protein RmuC, which yields MMGESGLGFSYLVAIAIGGAVFISLLIIFLRGRKGEEYQALSLLQQQLDSLREQMGKSLTELSTTVSRELKEITGQVGNRLDESTKVLADVSRRMGALTEATEKIYDVGKNISTLEKMLRAPKFRGGLGEFLLGELLSQILPRDYYKEQYTFKNGEKVDAVVFIGKGMVPIDSKFPMENFRRIIESTTDEEKKEARKAFLRDVKRHIDSISSKYILPDEGTYEFALMYIPAENVYYETIIKDEGKGEGVFSYALKRKVIPVSPNTFYAYLQTIVLGLKGLEIEKKSKEILTHLARLRGELSRFREEFDVLGRHLTNSKNKYDEAARRLTRIEDRFTTGLTGIETAGALPEETPLLPGIEEEEDNPPDR from the coding sequence ATGATGGGGGAGAGCGGATTAGGCTTTTCTTATTTGGTGGCGATCGCTATTGGCGGGGCTGTTTTTATCTCCCTTTTAATCATCTTCCTCAGGGGAAGAAAAGGTGAGGAGTACCAGGCGCTTTCTCTACTTCAACAACAGCTCGATAGCTTAAGAGAGCAGATGGGGAAGAGCCTTACCGAGCTTTCCACCACGGTTTCCCGGGAGCTCAAGGAGATAACCGGTCAGGTAGGTAACAGGCTTGATGAATCCACCAAGGTATTGGCAGATGTTAGCCGGCGGATGGGTGCCCTTACCGAGGCGACGGAGAAGATATACGATGTGGGCAAGAATATAAGCACTCTGGAGAAGATGCTCCGCGCCCCGAAATTCCGCGGAGGGTTGGGGGAGTTTCTCTTGGGTGAGCTTCTTTCTCAGATCCTCCCTCGGGATTACTACAAGGAACAGTACACCTTCAAGAATGGAGAAAAGGTAGATGCAGTGGTTTTTATCGGCAAGGGTATGGTCCCTATCGACTCTAAATTCCCTATGGAGAACTTTCGCCGGATCATCGAGTCCACCACTGACGAGGAGAAGAAAGAGGCGAGAAAGGCGTTCCTCCGCGATGTGAAGCGTCATATCGATTCTATATCGTCCAAATACATTCTTCCTGACGAGGGAACTTATGAATTCGCCTTGATGTATATTCCAGCAGAGAATGTCTATTATGAAACCATAATAAAGGATGAGGGAAAGGGAGAAGGGGTTTTCTCTTACGCTTTGAAGCGTAAGGTGATCCCTGTCTCCCCCAATACCTTCTACGCCTATCTCCAGACAATAGTTCTTGGTTTAAAGGGGCTTGAGATAGAAAAGAAGTCTAAGGAAATACTTACCCATCTCGCTCGGCTTCGGGGAGAGTTATCTCGATTTCGGGAGGAGTTCGATGTATTGGGACGCCATTTGACCAACTCCAAGAACAAGTACGACGAAGCAGCGCGGAGGCTTACCAGGATCGAGGATAGATTCACCACCGGCTTAACCGGAATAGAGACGGCAGGCGCCCTTCCCGAGGAAACGCCTCTCCTTCCCGGGATTGAGGAGGAGGAAGATAATCCGCCAGATAGATAA
- a CDS encoding peptidase M64, which yields MKKTLFVSLIILLIAFSSFPSDSKFNQYFLNKAMRVDIYHGGTSNSEYFFLHQVREEPYYAGSKKNLIDDTNLGNYLFKVYDLKSGELIYSRGYSTLFYEWQRTEEAQAGVLRAFHESLVFPYPKRKVRLVIATRDEKNRFRDRYSVVIDPNSADVNRERRYAQFRVWDVAITGPTDKRVDLLFMGDGYTASEIAKFHNDVERFVKYLFSASPYDKYRDHFNIRAIDVISPESGPDEPRKGIFHNTVLGCSFNTFGIARYMTSPENRAIRDIASNAPYDQIVILVNTRRYGGGGIFNFYSIFAADTTPGVFIHELGHAFAGLADEYDLETYSGFYRTDVEPWEPNITICTDPTKLKWRRFLTPGIPIPTPNDKKYQGMVGLFEGAGYLKHGMYRPYYLCRMRSTNAPDFCPVCKAAIIRMIKFQCGEE from the coding sequence ATGAAGAAGACATTATTTGTAAGCTTGATTATCCTTTTAATCGCTTTTTCGTCATTTCCAAGCGATAGTAAATTCAACCAATATTTTCTCAATAAGGCGATGCGGGTTGATATCTATCATGGAGGCACATCTAACTCAGAGTATTTCTTTCTCCATCAGGTTCGTGAGGAACCATATTATGCAGGAAGCAAAAAGAATCTGATAGATGACACCAATCTCGGGAACTATCTTTTCAAGGTTTACGATTTAAAAAGTGGTGAGCTCATCTACTCTCGGGGTTACTCCACCCTCTTTTATGAATGGCAGAGAACCGAGGAGGCTCAAGCTGGTGTCCTCCGTGCTTTTCATGAGAGTTTGGTCTTCCCTTATCCGAAAAGGAAGGTCAGATTAGTTATCGCCACCAGAGATGAGAAGAATAGATTTAGAGATCGCTATTCGGTGGTGATCGATCCCAACTCAGCTGATGTAAACCGGGAGCGCAGATATGCTCAGTTTAGGGTTTGGGATGTTGCGATAACAGGTCCCACCGATAAACGGGTCGACCTTCTCTTTATGGGCGATGGTTACACTGCCTCCGAGATCGCCAAGTTCCATAATGATGTAGAGCGGTTTGTCAAGTACCTTTTTTCTGCCTCTCCTTACGATAAATATCGTGATCATTTCAACATCCGTGCTATCGATGTCATCTCCCCAGAATCGGGACCTGATGAACCGAGAAAGGGCATCTTTCATAATACCGTTCTCGGTTGTTCCTTCAATACCTTCGGTATAGCTCGCTATATGACCTCCCCAGAGAACCGGGCGATCCGGGATATCGCTTCTAATGCCCCCTACGATCAGATAGTGATTCTTGTCAACACCAGGCGTTATGGTGGAGGGGGGATTTTCAACTTTTACTCCATCTTCGCTGCTGATACTACCCCTGGTGTGTTCATTCACGAATTGGGGCACGCCTTTGCCGGGCTTGCTGATGAGTATGACCTTGAGACTTATTCCGGTTTTTATCGCACCGATGTTGAGCCCTGGGAGCCAAACATCACCATCTGTACCGATCCCACTAAGCTTAAATGGCGGCGTTTCTTGACCCCTGGCATCCCCATTCCTACCCCTAACGACAAGAAATATCAGGGTATGGTAGGGCTGTTTGAAGGAGCGGGTTATCTAAAGCATGGAATGTATCGCCCCTATTATCTCTGCCGGATGAGAAGTACCAATGCTCCTGATTTCTGCCCCGTATGTAAAGCGGCGATAATAAGGATGATCAAGTTTCAATGTGGTGAGGAATGA
- a CDS encoding nitroreductase family protein: protein MDVFEAIKKRESVREYLPKPVEDEKIIKILEAGRLAPSASNRQEWRYVVVRDEETRRKLMRAANNQNFVAEAPVVIACCAETDNHVMRCGQLCYPIDVAISIDHMTLAAVSLGLGTCWIGSFYEDQVKEILGIPPEIRVVELLALGYPKRLRGVKNRKPLSEIVMFEKWGNKGEFEG from the coding sequence ATGGATGTTTTTGAGGCGATTAAAAAGAGGGAAAGCGTCCGGGAATATCTCCCAAAACCAGTAGAGGATGAAAAGATCATTAAGATCCTTGAGGCGGGAAGGCTTGCCCCCTCGGCGAGCAATCGGCAGGAGTGGCGCTATGTGGTGGTTCGGGATGAGGAAACGCGAAGGAAGTTGATGCGGGCGGCTAACAACCAGAATTTTGTTGCTGAAGCGCCGGTGGTGATCGCCTGCTGTGCCGAAACCGATAACCATGTGATGCGATGTGGTCAACTTTGCTATCCGATAGATGTAGCTATCTCCATAGACCATATGACTCTCGCTGCTGTTTCTTTAGGTTTGGGTACTTGCTGGATCGGTTCTTTTTATGAGGATCAGGTAAAGGAGATTCTTGGTATTCCCCCGGAGATAAGGGTGGTGGAACTGCTTGCCCTTGGGTATCCAAAGCGACTTCGGGGAGTAAAAAATAGGAAACCTCTTTCTGAGATAGTAATGTTTGAGAAATGGGGAAACAAGGGGGAGTTTGAAGGATGA
- a CDS encoding M24 family metallopeptidase gives MDLNKIQKAIRDNGVDGWLFYDFHHRDPLAYRILGLDPKKFVTRRWYYFIPASGEPKKLVHSIERSMLDSLPGEKKIYLPWEEQHRLLKEILGDAKRIAMQYSPLNSIPYISLVDAGTVELVKSFGKEVVSSADLVQLFEAVVSPEGLNSHREAGRKIHKIMDESFAEIGRLIQKGEEFTEVDIQEFILEKFKQEGLTSDGDKPIVAVNEHASDPHFEPTPENTAKIKQGDFVLLDIWARLNRDDSIYYDITWTGYVGEEIPKKQQEIFEIVRDARDRAVEFVKEKIEKKEEVKGYEVDIACRSYIEEKGYGKYFTHRTGHCIGREVHGNGVNIDNLECKDERKLMPGIIFSVEPGIYLPEFGVRSEIDVAITHDMKVEVTGPKQEEIVKIL, from the coding sequence ATGGACCTCAACAAAATCCAAAAGGCAATTAGGGATAATGGAGTCGATGGTTGGCTCTTTTATGATTTTCATCATCGAGACCCATTAGCCTATCGCATCCTCGGGCTCGACCCAAAGAAGTTCGTCACCAGAAGATGGTATTATTTCATCCCTGCCTCTGGGGAACCAAAAAAATTGGTCCACAGCATAGAACGCTCGATGCTCGATTCTCTTCCAGGGGAGAAGAAGATCTACCTCCCTTGGGAGGAGCAACACCGGCTTCTTAAGGAGATCCTGGGAGATGCAAAACGGATCGCAATGCAATATTCACCTTTGAATAGCATCCCTTATATCTCCCTTGTGGATGCAGGAACAGTGGAGCTGGTGAAAAGCTTCGGCAAAGAGGTGGTCTCCTCGGCTGATCTGGTGCAACTTTTTGAAGCAGTGGTCTCACCTGAAGGGCTGAATAGCCATAGGGAGGCGGGCAGAAAAATCCATAAAATTATGGATGAAAGTTTTGCCGAGATCGGAAGATTGATACAAAAGGGCGAAGAATTCACTGAGGTCGACATCCAGGAGTTCATCTTGGAGAAGTTTAAGCAAGAGGGACTGACCTCTGACGGTGACAAACCAATAGTAGCGGTAAATGAACACGCAAGCGATCCACATTTCGAACCCACTCCGGAAAATACAGCGAAGATAAAGCAGGGGGATTTCGTGCTCCTCGATATCTGGGCACGCCTTAATAGAGATGACTCCATCTACTACGACATCACCTGGACCGGATATGTCGGAGAGGAAATACCAAAAAAGCAACAGGAGATATTTGAGATCGTGCGTGACGCAAGGGATCGGGCGGTTGAATTCGTAAAGGAGAAGATAGAAAAAAAAGAGGAGGTCAAAGGTTATGAGGTTGATATTGCCTGCCGTTCTTACATTGAGGAAAAAGGCTATGGGAAATACTTCACCCACAGAACTGGGCATTGCATTGGAAGGGAGGTTCATGGAAACGGGGTCAATATAGACAACCTCGAATGCAAGGATGAGCGTAAGCTTATGCCGGGGATAATCTTCTCGGTGGAGCCTGGTATCTATCTTCCTGAGTTCGGGGTCCGCTCTGAGATCGATGTCGCCATAACCCACGATATGAAGGTAGAGGTAACCGGACCAAAACAAGAAGAAATAGTAAAGATACTTTAA
- a CDS encoding sodium:solute symporter family protein, with protein sequence MLYYLYFILAYLVVLIGINIWRAKKVKTQEDFMVAGRKLSPMVMVFTLICTWIGSGTFIAGAEFAYKAGWSSLWLPAGAWFGIFIIYFLSGKIRKFGQYTVGDILEVRYNRWARLFGTVAIIISFTAIVSYQFRAGGYILNIVTNDKISTAEGQLITAVFVILYTALAGMLAVAYTDLSNGIVILSATLLALPFVYKLAGGWSGIVAKLPPEHFTVVNASFGEHPLLKALGYFFSTFMLLLGVQSMYQKFYSARDAKAARQSVVLWIFGTIVVETAVVALAIFGHSIFPNLKRPDTVILVVAAKAVPAIIGILLLGAACAVVISTGNNYLLSSTTTVVRDLYQRFISPKASQKKIVLLSKLVVLVLGISALIIAVYLSSVLEMAYFAYTIYGVAITPALIAALAWKRANTAGAITSIVSGTLIALVLKILGEPYGIPLIFPALGVSLLSLIVVSLLTSPPSKDKLAPFFENL encoded by the coding sequence ATGCTTTACTACCTTTACTTTATCTTGGCTTACCTCGTAGTGCTGATCGGGATAAATATATGGCGAGCAAAGAAGGTAAAGACCCAGGAAGACTTCATGGTCGCTGGAAGAAAGCTCTCCCCGATGGTGATGGTTTTCACCCTTATCTGCACCTGGATCGGTTCTGGCACCTTCATCGCTGGCGCCGAATTCGCCTATAAGGCAGGGTGGTCTTCGCTCTGGTTACCCGCTGGTGCCTGGTTCGGGATCTTCATCATCTATTTCCTCTCAGGGAAGATTAGAAAGTTCGGGCAATATACCGTCGGAGATATCCTCGAAGTTAGATATAACCGTTGGGCTCGGCTCTTTGGAACCGTTGCCATCATCATCTCATTCACTGCTATCGTAAGCTATCAGTTTCGGGCGGGAGGTTATATCCTAAATATCGTCACTAACGACAAGATCTCAACCGCGGAAGGACAGTTGATAACCGCTGTTTTCGTAATCCTCTACACTGCTCTTGCTGGGATGCTCGCCGTGGCTTATACCGATCTTTCAAACGGCATCGTCATCCTCTCCGCTACTCTGCTTGCTTTGCCCTTCGTGTATAAGCTTGCTGGTGGCTGGAGTGGGATCGTTGCTAAACTTCCTCCGGAACACTTTACAGTGGTAAACGCTTCCTTCGGTGAACATCCCCTTTTAAAGGCATTAGGGTATTTCTTCTCCACTTTTATGCTTCTTTTGGGCGTTCAGAGTATGTATCAAAAATTCTATTCCGCTCGCGACGCTAAAGCAGCAAGGCAATCGGTCGTCCTCTGGATATTTGGTACCATTGTAGTGGAAACGGCGGTGGTGGCTTTAGCCATATTTGGTCACAGTATTTTCCCTAATCTGAAGAGACCGGATACGGTAATACTCGTAGTAGCAGCTAAGGCGGTACCCGCGATAATCGGGATATTACTCCTTGGAGCTGCTTGCGCTGTGGTTATATCTACCGGCAATAACTATCTCTTAAGCTCCACCACCACCGTGGTTCGAGATCTCTACCAACGGTTCATCAGCCCCAAAGCTTCACAGAAGAAGATCGTGTTATTGTCCAAACTGGTTGTTCTCGTTCTCGGCATATCAGCTCTCATCATCGCCGTTTATCTCTCCTCAGTACTTGAGATGGCTTATTTCGCTTACACCATTTATGGAGTAGCAATAACGCCAGCCTTGATAGCCGCTCTCGCCTGGAAACGCGCCAACACCGCTGGAGCAATAACTTCCATTGTATCAGGAACACTGATCGCCCTCGTCCTCAAGATACTCGGCGAACCCTACGGTATCCCTCTCATATTCCCTGCTCTTGGTGTTTCCCTGCTCTCACTAATCGTGGTTAGTCTTCTCACCTCTCCACCCTCTAAGGATAAACTTGCTCCATTCTTCGAGAACCTGTAG
- a CDS encoding tetratricopeptide repeat protein encodes MKKDRSPKRKGLDLSRYNVGRGSGFERGEKGVSFLPWLSSEKIAPSPGDRVIEGEEGKPSSPRLFKLAKPPIGYGPLLVFVVIFFILINIFNVFLTITLSFIIGALFYFGNKKNRARRLAEKGIEEALYGDKELAVELFKKALILDPKNYPVLYLTGYTLATGKRFTEAIPYLEKFLDVNYDYDTVLLLARSYREAGKIDEAIELLETIPETSARYTQGIILLTKSYLEKGVLDKAEKAAERGIENIPLKRKKARTDLRILLGKIYEMKGKLKEALAQYEVLLLEESSSTQISLKIEEIKKKLKSQSI; translated from the coding sequence ATGAAGAAAGACCGCTCCCCTAAAAGAAAAGGGTTAGACCTCTCAAGATATAATGTGGGACGGGGGAGTGGTTTTGAAAGGGGAGAGAAGGGAGTAAGTTTTCTCCCCTGGCTCTCCTCGGAGAAAATCGCTCCATCACCAGGGGATAGGGTTATCGAAGGCGAGGAAGGAAAACCTTCCTCGCCTCGTCTCTTTAAGTTGGCGAAACCACCTATAGGATATGGTCCGCTCCTCGTTTTTGTCGTCATTTTCTTCATCCTGATAAACATATTCAATGTATTCCTCACCATAACCCTCTCCTTTATCATTGGCGCTCTCTTTTATTTCGGAAATAAGAAAAACCGCGCTCGGAGGCTGGCAGAGAAGGGCATCGAAGAAGCACTCTATGGAGATAAAGAGCTGGCGGTAGAGCTCTTTAAAAAAGCCCTTATCTTAGACCCAAAGAACTATCCCGTGCTTTATCTTACGGGATACACCCTGGCAACAGGAAAGAGGTTTACCGAAGCGATCCCATACCTCGAAAAGTTCCTCGATGTTAACTACGATTACGACACCGTACTCCTCCTCGCCCGTTCTTACCGGGAGGCGGGAAAAATAGACGAAGCAATAGAACTACTCGAAACGATCCCGGAAACAAGTGCTCGATACACTCAGGGGATCATCCTCCTTACAAAATCCTACTTAGAAAAGGGGGTCCTAGATAAAGCGGAAAAAGCGGCAGAAAGAGGGATAGAAAACATCCCCCTCAAAAGGAAAAAAGCGAGAACCGACTTAAGGATCCTCCTCGGAAAAATCTATGAAATGAAGGGTAAATTAAAAGAAGCCCTCGCTCAATATGAAGTTCTCCTTTTAGAAGAAAGCTCATCCACTCAGATCTCCCTCAAAATAGAAGAGATCAAGAAAAAACTGAAAAGCCAATCTATCTAA